The following proteins come from a genomic window of Larimichthys crocea isolate SSNF chromosome XV, L_crocea_2.0, whole genome shotgun sequence:
- the LOC109141601 gene encoding uncharacterized protein LOC109141601 isoform X1, producing MDRSDADQLNPLMSRVPEDNSRDNRPFPLPACVSSGLAEVLVVFCIGLLSGAAGGLLLGGTAVVTLQSLELLADNRLLMEQLEKHIMDNVYYIKYNNIVYDIYISVLAVMFGVFSSTLSLAAGISIGFKTYSLVIKIKGEAAMGKALMWAGQVCLMGVTATGYIVGLTLESFLSIIFNWTMSLCFLISVPVTWLVVPMISEICCKSRNCDPIIWWFFTPLAAVITLAISSLCKIRIYLVAVLIPTIMAARELGNYFELSNVTVPLMLIISDVYYIAGWQIVSLQSPTFTNISSAVVEAIIVGVLASLLWSVTVGMSLFVSWQKGGAFKIGATAAASGSAVLGAIKMALPVLGPGPTIGALIGVAGAVGVSLSAAGAVADQFGQALRRYGFVGRLGLTVGAAVGAFLSSCAHSGLSGMFMALCAATIPAGVFIKQFFESIPVHSDSTLGEMIVFLLLSTLICYIYGLIAFNRIISFEIVECKFLLCSIIASFFSLLL from the exons ATGGACCGATCTGACGCTG ATCAGTTGAACCCTCTGATGTCTCGGGTTCCAGAGGACAACAGCAGGGACAACAG ACCTTTCCCACTGCCTGCCTGTGTTTCCTCTG GGTTGGCTGAAGTTCTTGTCGTCTTTTGCATTGGACTGTTgtcaggagctgcaggaggtcTTCTGCTGGGAGGGACAGCAGTCGTTACGCTTCAGTCCCTGGAGCTTCTGGCTGACAACAGGCTGCTCATGGAGCAattagaaaaacacatcatggataatgtttattacattaaatataataacattgtGTATGACATCTACATATCCGTACTTGCAGtgatgtttggtgttttttcctCAACCTTGTCATTAGCTGCAGGTATCTCTATTGGATTCAAAACATATTCACTGGTGatcaaaataaaaggtgaagCAGCGATGGGGAAGGCCCTGATGTGGGCTGGCCAAGTATGTCTCATGGGTGTCACTGCAACTGGATACATTGTGGGCCTCACTTTAGAAAGTTTTCTCtccattatttttaattggACTATGTCtctatgttttttaatttcagtaCCAGTAACATGGCTGGTGGTTCCAATGATCAGTGAGATCTGTTGTAAATCACGTAACTGCGATCCAATTATCTGGTGGTTTTTCACGCCACTTGCTGCAGTGATTACATTAGCAATAAGTTCCTTGTGTAAAATCAGGATATATCTTGTAGCTGTTTTGATTCCTACAATTATGGCTGCAAGGGAACTTGGAAATTACTTCGAACTAAGTAATGTAACTGTGCCATTGATGTTGATCATTTCTGATGTATATTACATTGCAGGCTGGCAGATTGTTTCCTTACAGTCACCAACATTCACAAACATTAGCAGTGCTGTAGTAGAGGCCATTATTGTTGGAGTTTTAGCTTCTCTGCTGTGGTCTGTTACTGTAGGAATGTCATTATTTGTGTCCTGGCAAAAGGGTGGAGCATTTAAAATCGGTgctactgctgcagcttctggTTCAGCAGTTTTAGGTGCTATAAAGATGGCTCTTCCTGTGCTGGGTCCAGGTCCTACTATAGGAGCTCTGATAGGGGTGGCAGGGGCAGTAGGGgtttctctttctgcagcagGGGCTGTAGCAGACCAGTTTGGACAAGCACTACGCCGCTATGGGTTTGTAGGAAGGTTGGGGCTGACAGTGGGGGCCGCTGTAGGAGCTTTTCTATCCTCATGCGCTCACAGCGGGCTGTCAGGGATGTTCATGGCTCTGTGCGCAGCTACAATTCCTGCCGGAGTGtttattaaacagttttttgaGTCCATACCTGTACATTCAGATTCCACATTAGGAGaaatgattgtgtttttattgttatcaaCATTGATCTGTTATATATATGGCCTCATAGCATTTAACCGCATCATTTCTTTCGAGATTGTAGAATGCAAGTTTTTACTATGTAGTATAATTGCATCTTTTTTTAGTTTGCTGTTGTGA
- the LOC104919267 gene encoding E3 ubiquitin/ISG15 ligase TRIM25 — protein sequence MSFSKPQEQLVYELSCPICLQLYLDPVVLPCGHNYCRACIWKTSDTNQNDKTLPCCPECREEYHGVETLQKNFKLSSIIEGFRATVLQLEGHPEPEAERAVVFCDQCIDEQSVAVKTCLKCEVSLCSRHFQRHQDKESFKGHTMVEPLNELGVKACANHRRPLEYFCSDDMTLLCATCFREGHHQNHDVLTFNVAEEEMRRALESRSKAVSCRLQMTETLLQKTAEEQGASEAIGDKLVNKALTLMDNMAALVDRYRERLHVLLEEERGQRRKSWQLGLSALEEQQHQLLEAQHSATEALNETDPCTFIQRFVLIEHKLREVVTGGIPSKIPSKTPLNSKRLQTGLKTQDFRTEMVRLLDSFHILLNPLELTFNLCTAHPSLVVSNDLRTVKYSPSKQQYAEHPERFTSAPQVLCNQGFSSGEHIWVVEVGTSSMWSVGACHKSIPRRGDHSRLGHNSVSWRLQWKNGKLTVCQSSCNVALREMITQPLRIEIALDYEAGTLTFHSTKGRREHLHTFRAVFREPVYPAFSIHSNTPESWITLHRGM from the exons ATGTCTTTTTCAAAGCCACAGGAGCAGCTCGTCTACGAGCTGAGTTGCCCCATCTGCCTTCAGCTCTACTTGGATCCGGTGGTTCTCCCCTGTGGCCACAACTACTGTCGAGCCTGTATCTGGAAGACCTCTGACACTAACCAGAATGACAAAACACTTCCCTGTTGCCCAGAGTGCCGTGAAGAGTATCATGGTGTGGAGACCCTGCagaaaaacttcaaactttcCAGCATCATCGAGGGGTTCAGAGCCACAGTGCTGCAGCTGGAGGGGCATCCCGAGCCTGAGGCCGAGAGAGCGGTGGTTTTCTGCGACCAGTGTATAGATGAGCAGTCGGTGGCTGTGAAGACCTGTCTGAAGTGCGAGGTGTCGCTGTGTTCCAGACACTTTCAGAGACACCAAGATAAGGAGTCTTTCAAGGGACACACCATGGTGGAGCCCCTGAATGAGCTGGGGGTGAAGGCCTGTGCCAACCATCGTCGTCCCCTTGAGTACTTTTGTTCCGACGACATGACATTGCTTTGTGCCACGTGCTTCAGAGAAGGCCATCACCAGAACCACGATGTTCTCACCTTCAATGTGGCCGAAGAGGAGATGAGGCGAGCACTGGAGAGCCGCAGCAAg GCGGTCTCCTGCAGGCTGCAGATGACTGAGACTCTCCTGCAGAAGACAGCAGAGGAACAAGGAGCCTCTGAGGCTATCGGAGACAAACTGGTCAACAAGGCCCTCACTCTCATGGACAACATGGCTGCATTAGTGGACAG GTACAGGGAGCGCCTGCACGTGCTattggaggaggagagaggccaGCGCAGAAAAAGCTGGCAGCTCGGCCTGAGTGCACTCGAAGAGCAACAGCATCAGTTACTGGAGGCCCAGCACAGTGCCACAGAGGCCCTCAATGAGACAGACCCATGCACATTCATACAGAG GTTCGTGCTGATTGAACATAAGCTGAGAGAAGTTGTCACAGGCGGCATTCCCTCTAAGATCCCCTCAAAAACTCCGCTCAACTCCAAACGTCTCCAGACAGGTCTCAAAACCCAAGACTTCCGCACAGAAATGGTCCGCCTGCTGGATTCTTTCCATATCCTCCTCAACCCTTTGGAGCTCACCTTTAACCTCTGCACTGCCCACCCCAGCCTGGTAGTCTCCAATGATCTGCGCACGGTCAAGTACAGCCCCTCCAAGCAGCAGTATGCAGAACACCCTGAGCGGTTTACAAGCGCACCGCAGGTCCTGTGCAACCAGGGGTTCTCGAGCGGCGAGCACATTTGGGTGGTAGAAGTAGGAACAAGCAGCATGTGGTCTGTGGGTGCGTGTCACAAGAGCATCCCTCGGCGTGGTGACCACAGTCGTCTAGGACACAACTCTGTGTCCTGGCGCCTGCAGTGGAAAAACGGCAAGCTGACGGTGTGTCAGTCCTCCTGTAATGTAGCTCTGAGGGAAATGATAACTCAGCCGCTGAGGATTGAGATAGCACTGGACTATGAGGCGGGGACGTTGACGTTCCACAGCACCAAAGGGCGCAGGGAGCACCTTCACACCTTCAGGGCTGTGTTTAGGGAGCCGGTTTACCCAGCATTCAGTATCCATTCAAACACACCAGAGTCCTGGATTACACTGCACAGGGGGATGTGA
- the LOC113747714 gene encoding uncharacterized protein LOC113747714 translates to MDQSDADQLNPLMSRVPEDNSRDNRPFPLPACVSSGLAAVISVFCIGLVSGAAGGLLLGATAVVMLQSLELLADNRLFMEQLEKYILRDYFLGWNLPRYFHWERDELVHDIKISIFVVMFGVFSSTLSLAAGIYIGLSTYSLVIKIKGEGAMGKALALAGLVCVTGVTATGYIVGFTLEKFISISLHVDIYLWSPTIGALIGVAGAVGVSLSAAVAVADQFGQALDRYGVVGRLGLTVGAAEFY, encoded by the exons ATGGACCAATCTGACGCTG ATCAGTTGAACCCTCTGATGTCTCGGGTTCCAGAGGACAACAGCAGGGACAACAG ACCTTTCCCACTGCCTGCCTGTGTTTCCTCTG GGTTGGCAGCAGTTATTTCCGTCTTTTGCATTGGACTGGTgtcaggagctgcaggaggtcTTCTGCTGGGAGCGACAGCAGTCGTTATGCTTCAGTCCCTGGAGCTTCTGGCTGACAACAGGCTGTTCATGGAGCAGTTAGAAAAATACATTCTCCGCGATTATTTTTTGGGATGGAATTTACCAAGATATTTTCACTGGGAAAGAGATGAACTAGTGCACGACATCAAGATATCCATATTTGTAGtgatgtttggtgttttttcctCAACCTTGTCATTAGCTGCAGGTATCTATATTGGATTATCAACATATTCACTggtgattaaaataaaaggtgaaGGAGCGATGGGGAAGGCCCTGGCTTTGGCTGGccttgtgtgtgtcacaggtgtCACTGCAACTGGATACATTGTGGGCTTTACTTTAGAAAAGTTTATATCCATTAGTTTACATGTTGATATTTACTTGTGGa GTCCCACTATAGGAGCTCTGATAGGGGTTGCAGGGGCAGTAGGGgtttctctttctgcagcagTGGCAGTAGCAGACCAGTTTGGACAAGCACTAGACCGCTATGGGGTTGTAGGAAGGTTGGGGCTGACAGTGGGGGCCGCT GAGTTCTATTAG
- the LOC109141601 gene encoding uncharacterized protein LOC109141601 isoform X2, which produces MSRVPEDNSRDNRPFPLPACVSSGLAEVLVVFCIGLLSGAAGGLLLGGTAVVTLQSLELLADNRLLMEQLEKHIMDNVYYIKYNNIVYDIYISVLAVMFGVFSSTLSLAAGISIGFKTYSLVIKIKGEAAMGKALMWAGQVCLMGVTATGYIVGLTLESFLSIIFNWTMSLCFLISVPVTWLVVPMISEICCKSRNCDPIIWWFFTPLAAVITLAISSLCKIRIYLVAVLIPTIMAARELGNYFELSNVTVPLMLIISDVYYIAGWQIVSLQSPTFTNISSAVVEAIIVGVLASLLWSVTVGMSLFVSWQKGGAFKIGATAAASGSAVLGAIKMALPVLGPGPTIGALIGVAGAVGVSLSAAGAVADQFGQALRRYGFVGRLGLTVGAAVGAFLSSCAHSGLSGMFMALCAATIPAGVFIKQFFESIPVHSDSTLGEMIVFLLLSTLICYIYGLIAFNRIISFEIVECKFLLCSIIASFFSLLL; this is translated from the exons ATGTCTCGGGTTCCAGAGGACAACAGCAGGGACAACAG ACCTTTCCCACTGCCTGCCTGTGTTTCCTCTG GGTTGGCTGAAGTTCTTGTCGTCTTTTGCATTGGACTGTTgtcaggagctgcaggaggtcTTCTGCTGGGAGGGACAGCAGTCGTTACGCTTCAGTCCCTGGAGCTTCTGGCTGACAACAGGCTGCTCATGGAGCAattagaaaaacacatcatggataatgtttattacattaaatataataacattgtGTATGACATCTACATATCCGTACTTGCAGtgatgtttggtgttttttcctCAACCTTGTCATTAGCTGCAGGTATCTCTATTGGATTCAAAACATATTCACTGGTGatcaaaataaaaggtgaagCAGCGATGGGGAAGGCCCTGATGTGGGCTGGCCAAGTATGTCTCATGGGTGTCACTGCAACTGGATACATTGTGGGCCTCACTTTAGAAAGTTTTCTCtccattatttttaattggACTATGTCtctatgttttttaatttcagtaCCAGTAACATGGCTGGTGGTTCCAATGATCAGTGAGATCTGTTGTAAATCACGTAACTGCGATCCAATTATCTGGTGGTTTTTCACGCCACTTGCTGCAGTGATTACATTAGCAATAAGTTCCTTGTGTAAAATCAGGATATATCTTGTAGCTGTTTTGATTCCTACAATTATGGCTGCAAGGGAACTTGGAAATTACTTCGAACTAAGTAATGTAACTGTGCCATTGATGTTGATCATTTCTGATGTATATTACATTGCAGGCTGGCAGATTGTTTCCTTACAGTCACCAACATTCACAAACATTAGCAGTGCTGTAGTAGAGGCCATTATTGTTGGAGTTTTAGCTTCTCTGCTGTGGTCTGTTACTGTAGGAATGTCATTATTTGTGTCCTGGCAAAAGGGTGGAGCATTTAAAATCGGTgctactgctgcagcttctggTTCAGCAGTTTTAGGTGCTATAAAGATGGCTCTTCCTGTGCTGGGTCCAGGTCCTACTATAGGAGCTCTGATAGGGGTGGCAGGGGCAGTAGGGgtttctctttctgcagcagGGGCTGTAGCAGACCAGTTTGGACAAGCACTACGCCGCTATGGGTTTGTAGGAAGGTTGGGGCTGACAGTGGGGGCCGCTGTAGGAGCTTTTCTATCCTCATGCGCTCACAGCGGGCTGTCAGGGATGTTCATGGCTCTGTGCGCAGCTACAATTCCTGCCGGAGTGtttattaaacagttttttgaGTCCATACCTGTACATTCAGATTCCACATTAGGAGaaatgattgtgtttttattgttatcaaCATTGATCTGTTATATATATGGCCTCATAGCATTTAACCGCATCATTTCTTTCGAGATTGTAGAATGCAAGTTTTTACTATGTAGTATAATTGCATCTTTTTTTAGTTTGCTGTTGTGA